The following DNA comes from candidate division TA06 bacterium B3_TA06.
CTGGGAGGTTGTAGGTTCGCCGGGCAAGAAGGTCACGATAAGATACGAGAACTGGTTCGGAGACTTCAAAGCCGTCATTAGAGATTATGTCTATCGTTGGGTTGAGAGTAAAACCGGACCTTCCTCAAGAAACGGAAGGATTATTTGGGGGGAAAATGTTGCCCCGGGTTTTTACCATATAGAGGAGATAAACACTGGAGAGAAGGCTGAGTTCAAAATTCTTCCCAAGAAATCTCTTGTCCTGGAAGCGAAGTTCGTTCGGGATTCGTTCGGTTCTCTATATTTATCTATAGAGTACAAGAACTGGCCTACTGGTAAACGAATAGGTATCAGGATAATCGGCCCTTCGGGCAGCGAGCTTCACAGCAAGGAAACCGAACGAACCGATGGCAAGCTCGAATGGGGCAAGAATCATGATTTCAAGCTAGGCGAGTATACAATCATGGCTTTCGTTGACCAGCAGTACGGCGACCCTTTCCTTAAGGAGTTGCTTCAAAAAGGGCAGCTGATTGCGCCTAAGAAGATCAAAGCTCCGGCCTGGGACGTTTCGTCTGCTGGCAGATATATTGTTATAACCTACAAGAATTGGATTGATCGTTTTAGGGGAGAGATACTGGATACATCCGGTAAGAAAATGGAAACCTTTGATAAGTCGAGTGGAGACGGTAAGATCGAGTGGGGCGATAATTCTAAAGTAGAGGCAGGGGTATATTTCGTGAAGGTGAAACTGGGCAGCAATAAATACGAAGTCAAGAAAGCGATTATCCTTAAGTAACTTATGAGGTCAGGTTACTTCTCCGCAAGCAGCCTGTCCACGAGATCGTCGGTAGTAACACCCTCGGCGGCTTGACAACCCTACTCCCATTGGCCGGGCAAATGTGCAATCCAGATCTGGACTTACTCCGCCGGTCAACCGGGAAGACTGGTCAAGAGCATACAGGAGCCTCACTCGGCAGGGGTTATCACACTGGGGGTGGAGAGTAAGCTCGCTCCCGGTAGGTATATGCCCAAACCCTGGCTCGAGGCTTACGCAAGGGAAGAAGACAGAGAGAAAGCCAATGGAGTGGTGCCCCAACCCATGACGTTCACCATAGGAAAACCCGAATGGAGCGTTAAGATAGACGAGGTGGCACACAACCCCCAGGTGGTCATAGATTTCAAAAGTTTCTTCAAGGGCTTTAAGGCCGAAATCTACTACAAACAAAGGCTGGTTGATACCCTGACCTCTGCTACCCCATCAGGGCAGATTACTTGGGGCGATGGCAAAAAGCACGCAGAATATGAGATAAAGGTGAACGTCAACGGGGTATGGCAAAGCAAGCGTATCGAACGGTTCTCCGCGCGTGCTCCTTCGTGGAAGTTCGATTATGAGGGTGATGAGAGTGCCCCCGGTATATCGATAGAATATAAATATTGGGAACCGGGGAAACTCGGCTGCCCGGTCACCATCGAAGGCCCCAGGGGTATAACTCACTCGTTCAACGATCACAGATCCAGCGGTAAATACTGGTATACTCTTAAGAACAAACCTCATGGTCTGTATCTGATTAAGGTTGATACCGATTATCCGCGAAACAAAGTAAGGCACATCAGACCGATACGCCACTCCCCTAACAGCCCAGATCACCAATAACACCACTTGACATCTGGGAAAAATATACTTACACTTCTTGGTTGTGAGGCGTAAGATGAAGCTTAAAATTATTTTCCTGACAATAAGCGGCACCTTGCTACTTTTGACTTTATCTGGCCTGTCTTTCTACTATCATCCACTTTGTGATTGGGGGTATAAGACCCGCTATCTGTCTGATTCTTATTTTTTTAATAAACGGTGTGCATGGGAGCGGCGTCGCACTGGCCTGATGAGGGATGTCTATCTGCCTGATGAGGTACCACGAGATGTTGTTGAAAAGCTGTTCGTTTCCGCCCGGGGAGAGCCTTATATAAAGTATCGGAGAGCATTGAACATGGTTTATGATGTCTCCACATGGAAACCGGGCAAGGATGTGGTGAAATTTTATGCATGGAGAAGGGAATATGACACCGTGGTGTGGATTTCTTGGGATACGGGGGACTCGATCGGCTACGAGGTGCGCGAGCTATTCCCCCAGGAGCAGACTGAATCTGCCACATTGTTTCTTTACCCCTGGCACGGGGAAGATACCATCTCCTATCAGGTTTCGTCTTGGAGTTTGCGGATAAACGGCAAGCAGGCAGGGATCCTTTTTCGCCCCATAGAATCAATGTCGTTTCTTCCTGAGGAAAAGATTGAACTTGAATATATAGATGCCCCTACCCAAGGGATAGTCACTATTACAATAGAAGATTTTGAACCACCTTTTACAATAAGAAGACTGGAGCGCTTCCCTGACCTGGAGGTAATATTCATGACCCTGTACTTTGAAGATTATGCTTACGAGTATTACCGCCGCTTGACCTCTGATTTGATACGCTACAAAGAGAGGTGCTGGCTTTCCAAGTGGCTCTATTTCAGGGGCCTGAAGCAAGTGACCGAGATAGCCGATCTTTATCTTTACATCGAGGGAGTGCGCGATGCTGAACTCTGGTTTCTACGTAACTTCAACAAGCTTAAGGGGTTGTGGATAGAAAGCGACAGTATCACCGATGCCGGACTCAAACACCTTGCTAAACTCTCCGGATTGAGGACGCTTGATCTTTATGAAACAGAGGTCAGCGAAGAGGGGGTAGCCGAGTTACGGGAAGCCTTGCCGGAGTGTAAGATTACGTTCAGATAAAGGATTTACTTCTCTTCAAGCAGCCTGTCTACAGCTCGTCGGCTGACACGCCCTCGGCGGCTTGACAACTCTCCTCCCATACCTGCAATAGTTTACAGAAGGAACGGCGATGAAGAGGATCATTAAAGCGGCAGCGATCGTCATGATTCCTTTTTGCTCCTTATCTAAGGAAAAGGAAAGAGACTTTCTACCCACGCAGGCGGGGAAGTCCGGTAAAGCACGTCAGGCCAGTAAGCCACTCCCCTAAGACGGAGTGATTCGACTTGACAATCCAGTTCTCCTGGATATATTTAGCTTACGGCGGCATAGCCAAGTGGTAAGGCGGCGGTCTGCAAAACCGCTATTCCTCGGTTCGAGTCCGGGTGCCGCCTTTTTTACACCCTGGAAAGTCGCTCCACGACTTTCCAGGGAACCCGATTTTTAAGCCCCACGAAGCTCCTTCGCAACTTCGTGGGGACCCCGATCGGGATGGTCAACACATCGTTACCAGGTAAAGGGGTTGAGATCGTCAAGTAGGAGGACAGGGAAGTTGATGAAGTAGAACAGACACTCTTGTCTGTTCAAAAACCAAAAAGCTCCCTACTTCCCACCAATACCGAAATCTTTTCGTATTCCCAGAACCAATTCTCATTACTATACTTTACTAGAGCTGTGAAATCTGTCAAGTCTTCCAACTATATACCCTCTTCTGTTGACGATACTACACTGAACTAATAAATCACCTTGATTAAACGATAATGGCGCTCTTACCTCTCCACCCTGGTAACCATCTCCCCGCGCACGCACTTAATACGCTTGACGCAGGCCGCATTATCCACTATAATCAGTGCTTGATGCCTGTTGTTGTAGTATACCGTGCCTTAGACGAAGTAACCGGAAGAGCGTTACTTGCGGCACTCGATGCCAACGGTATACGCGCGGAGCTGCGGCAGTTCCATAACCCCTGGGAGATCCCCTGGCTTGAAGGGAACCCATGGGGCGAGATACTGGTACTGGAAGAGGACGTCGAGCGTGCCCGAAAGGTAATCGAAGATTTTCTCGCGAACGCAGGCGGGGATACAGCCTCTTTGAAAGAAAACGAAACAACATTCGACGAGTAATGGGAATCCCGAACAGGGCGTAAAGGCGAAGCCCAAAAAATCAAAGTGTCACTGAAGGAGACAATCAGGAGGCTTTGTGAAGTTTGTCTACCGTTTTAGTGCTGGAAAAGCGGACGGCTCAGCCCGGATGAGGAATATACTGGGGGGTAAAGGAGCCAATCTGGCTGAGATGAGCAATCTTGGAATACCGGTTCCGCCAGGATTCACCATCTCTACTGCCCTTTGCATGAACTACCTGCGGACGAACAAGTATCCTGAGGGGTTGAAAGGTGAAGTTCAGAAAGGGCTGCGGCATATCGAGAAGCTGGTGGGCAAGCACTTCGGCGACGCCAAAAATCCCTTGCTTGTATCTGTTCGCTCCGGCGCCCGCGTTTCAATGCCCGGGATGATGGATACCGTCCTTAACCTGGGTCTGAGCGATACCACGGTAGAAGGACTGGCAGAGCTTACCAAAAATCCGCGCTTCGCCTACGACTCCTATCGCCGCTTCATGCAGACCTACGGAAACGTTGTGATGGGTGTGAAGCCTCAATCCAAGGAGGAGCACGATCCATTTGAGGAACTGATAGATAAGCTTAAGAGGCGCCGCAAGGTTAAACTCGATACCCAGCTGGGCGCCGAGGACTGGAAGGAGCTGGTTGTTCGCTTCAAGGCGATGATCAAGGAGCGTAGGGGTGTTAGCTTCCCTGACGATCCGCATGATCAGTTGTGGGGTTCCATCCAGGCTGTGTTTGGTTCCTGGAATAATCCTCGCGCCATCGCCTACCGTAACCTGAACCGCATCCCTGATGACTGGGGCACGGCGGTAAACGTTCAGGCCATGGTCTTCGGGAATATGGGTGCCGACTCAGGCACCGGTGTAGCGTTCACCCGCAACCCGGCAACCGGCGAGCGTCGCTTCTACGGCGAGTATCTTGAAAACGCACAGGGCGAGGATGTCGTAGCCGGCCTCAGGACCCCTAAGCCCATCGCACAGCTTGCAAAAGAGATGCCTGCGGTCTACAGAAAGCTTGATAAGATCCAGTCCAAGCTCGAACGCCACTACCGTGAGATGCAGGATCTGGAATTTACCATCGAGCGCGGCAAGCTCTGGATACTTCAGACACGCATTGGCAAACGCACCGGGTTCGCCGCGGTAAGGATCGCGGTGGACATGGTGGAAGAGGGACTTATCCGAAAGGAAGAGGCACTTTTGCGCATAGAGCCTGAGCAGCTCAACCATCTTCTTCAGCCGGTCTTCGATCACGCAGCAGAGAAGAAAGCGGTCAAAGAAGGCCGCGTACTGACCAAAGGTCTGCCTGCCGGACCTGGTGCGGCAACAGGCAGGGTGGTGTTCAATGCCGAGGACGCTGAGGAATGGGCTCGCAAAGGTGAGAAGGTCATCCTTGCTCGCATCGAGACCTCGCCTGAAGACATCCGCGGCATGGCCGCCGCTGCCGGTATCCTCACCCAGCGCGGTGGCATGACCTCCCACGCAGCATTAGTCGCCCGACAGATGGGCAAGGTATGCGTTGCCGGATGCGGTGAGTTGGCCATAGACTACCACAAGCGGCAGATGAAGGTCGCAGGCGTAACCATCAAGGAAGGCGATTTCCTCTCGATTGACGGCACCACAGGCCAGGTGATCGCCGGCGAGGTAACAACACGCCCTTCAGAGGTGATCCAGGTGCTCATCGAAGGCAGCCTCAAGCCAGGGAAGTCCAAGGTATATGCGCGTTTTGACAGGCTCATGGAATGGTCGGACGATGCGGCCAGACTGCAGGTGCATACCAATGCAGACAGGCCCGAACAGGCACGAGTGGCCCGTAGCTTCGGGGCAAAGGGTATCGGGCTTTGCCGTACCGAGCATATGTTCTTTGAGGGAACAAGGATAAACACCGTCAGGGAGATAATCCTTGCCGAGAACGAGGAAGACCGCCGCAAGGGATTAGCAAAGCTTCTTCCCATGCAGCGCGAGGACTTTGTGGGCATCTTCCGCGAGATGGACGGGCTGCCGGTGGTCATACGCACGCTCGATCCCCCTTTGCACGAGTTCCTGCCGCACGATGCCAAGACCATAAAGGAACTGGCCTTAGAACTCGGTGTTTCGCCAAAGAAGATCAAAACAAAGGTCCAAGAACTGCACGAGTCCAACCCCATGCTTGGTCATCGCGGCTGCCGGCTTGGGATAACCTATCCTGAGGTCACCGAGATGCAGACCCGTGCCATATTCGAGGCCGCCTGCCAGGTGATTAAGGAAGGCAAGAAGGTGATGCCAGAGGTGATGATCCCGTTGGTTGGCAACGTTGCCGAGCTTCGTAACCAGCGTGCGGTTGTAGAACGCACAGCCAAACAGGTGCTTGCGGGACAGGGTGTGGATTTGCCATACATGATCGGTACGATGATCGAGCTTCCCCGCGCCGCGCTGACTGCGGACGAGATCGCCACCCAGGCCGACTTCTTCAGCTTCGGTACCAACGACCTGACCCAGACCACCCTGGGCTTCTCCCGCGACGACTCGGTCAAGTTCCTGCGCGACTACATTGAGAAAGGGATCTTTGCAGACGATCCGTTCCAGACCATTGATCAGCAAGGTGTAGGTTCGCTCATCAGAACAGCAATCGAGCTCGGCCGGAGGGCCAACCCCAGGCTTGAGGTCGGCATCTGCGGCGAGCACGGCGGCGATCCGCGCTCAATCGAGTTCTGCCACAAGCTAGGTCTGGATTACGTGTCGTGTTCGCCTTACCGGATTCCCATCGCACGCCTTGCCGCGGCACAGGCCGCTATAAAGGAAAAACAAATCAACGCACCTGTGAAAAAGACATCCAAGAAGACCAAAAGCACGTCGAAAAAGTAAAAAACAAGATAGGCCCCAACCAGTCCGAGGACGCCCCCCCAAAGTAGTGAAATCCGCATTAGGCAACCATAAGGCACTCCTGCAACCTCCGCAATCCATGATCTTGACTGCCAGATCATTATAAGTATGATGATGTATGAGGCTTCGCAAAGGCGTTATACTGGCAGGAGGAATGGGCGGGGCTTCGCCCCATTGCAAATCTCAAAACCTAAATTGTAAATTTCGACGCGGGCTTTGACCCGCTTTAATTTTGCATTTTGACTTTTGCTCCGAAGGATGACGCTTGCGGAATAATTTGAAATTTGCAATGAGAGGGTGTTACCCTCGTTTTTGCACTTTACTCCGCAAGCGTCGTCACTTCGTGTGCAATGCGCGCGTCAGCGCGCACATCTCACTTGACTACTTCTCTCTTAGCTGTATGATGAGGCATGAAATTGCGCAAAGGAGTAATACTGGCCGGTGGCATGGGGACAAGGCTTGCTCCCCTGACTCAGGTGACGAATAAGCATCTCCTTCCTGTCTACGATAGACCGATGGTAACCTATCCGATCGAGAAGATGGTCCAGGCCGGTATCGAGGAGATACTTTTAGTCACCGGCGGTGAGTTCGCAGGCGATTTTTTGAGGCTCTTGGGCAACGGGAAATCGTTAGGGATAAAAAGACTCCACTACACCTACCAGGAAGGCCACGGAGGCATCGCTGAAGCGCTTTCGCTGGCCGAGGACTTCGCTGACAGCAAGCCGATTCTCGTAATCCTGGGCGACAACATCTTCAACGCTTCGATTTTACCTTTCGTGAAGAAGTACAACTCCCAAGGTACCGGTGCCATGATCCTTCTCAAGGAGGTCGCCGACGCGCACCGCTTCGGCGCGGCTACTGTGGAAGGTGATAGGATAGTAAAAATCACGGAGAAGCCAGCCAAGCCCGAGTCGAATCTGGCCGTGACCGGCATCTATTTCTACGACAAACGTGTGTTTGAGATAATCAAGGGCCTTTCGCCGTCGGTCCGCAACGAGCTTGAAATCACCGACGTGAACAACACCTACATCTCCTGTGACCAGATGCGCTGGGCTAAGCTTACCGGCTGGTGGAGTGACGCAGGGACGTTTGAATCTCTTTACCGGGCAACGGAGTTGGTGCGTAAATCCCGGCTTTCTGCGAAAGGAGAGAAGGGGAGGAGGACGGAAGGAGAACGGGAGGAGGGCGCGTGACGCTGGTACTGATAGACGGCCACTCCATCGCCTACCGGTCATACTTTGCTTACATCAAGAAACCACTCCGAGATTCGTCTGGCCGTAACACCTCCGCAATCTTCGGTTTCCTTCAGGCCATGGACAAGATTGCCGAGCATTATCCGACAGATCACATGGTCATAACCTTCGACGCAGGCAGGCGAGTGTTCCGCCACGAGCGGTTCGAAGATTATAAGAAAGACAGACCCCAGATGCCGGACGATCTGGTATGGCAGGTGCCCATGATCACGAGGGTAGCAAAACTGCAGGGATTACCCGTGCTCCTCAAAGAAGGATATGAAGCCGACGACATCATGGCCACCATCACAGATAAGCTTGCCAAGAACTTCTCCAAGGTGGTAATCGTTTCAGGCGACAAGGATCTCTATCAGCTGGTGAGCGGCAAGGTGGTGATCTATGACCCTTACAAGGACGAGGAGTTTGACCCTGAAAAGGTGAAGGGAAAGATGGGCGTTGGGCCTGAACGCATCACCGATCTTTTGGCCCTTATGGGCGACTCGGTAGACGGGGTGCCAGGTGTTCCGGGCATCGGCCCCAAGCGGGCAAAGGACTTGCTGGAAAAGTATGGTGATCTGGCAACCGCACTCCAAAAGGAAGAAAAGCTTGCCGAGCATCGGGAGGTTGCAGAGCTTTCCTACGAGCTTGTTCAGCTGCACCGCGACGTGCCGATTGAAGTTGACGAGGACTCACTCAAGCGCGCCGAACCGAACGACGCTGGACTTCAGGATATGTATAAAGAGCTTGGGTTTACCTCAAGGTTGTCCAGGATGAAGGTAAGGGATAAGACAGCGAAGCTGGAGATCACCAAGGGTGAGTTCAAACCCAAAAAGGGCGACCCCATATCCTTTATATTCGAGGAGAACTCCGGACAGCGCGATATGTTCGACGAAAGTGAGGAGGGGTGTTACGGGGGGTGTTACGGGTGGACGAGAATCCTGGCCTCAGACGGGTTCACGGTGGCGGAGATCACCGAAGATCAAGCGCGTAAACTATTTTCTGAGGAAGGCTACCCCAAGATTCTGTGGGCGGCCAAGCCTCTCATGCGAAAGGGCTATGAGATCAACGGGAAGTTGTGTGATCTGCACCTCATGGCGTTCGTCGAGAACTCCGATCTGTCGTTGAGAACCCTGGACAGGGTGTTGGTTCACACCGCGGGCAGACCCATCTCCTCCCCTGCTGACACCGCGAACCTGATGCACGAAGCCGCAGAGTATTATCGAAAGGAACTTGAGAACGTAGGCGCTTGGGACGTTTATGAGTCGATAGAGATACCCCTTATCCCGGTATTGACCAGGATGGAGAAGCGAGGGGTCAGGCTGGATACCTCATACTTCGG
Coding sequences within:
- a CDS encoding DNA polymerase I; translation: MPAFCERREGEEDGRRTGGGRVTLVLIDGHSIAYRSYFAYIKKPLRDSSGRNTSAIFGFLQAMDKIAEHYPTDHMVITFDAGRRVFRHERFEDYKKDRPQMPDDLVWQVPMITRVAKLQGLPVLLKEGYEADDIMATITDKLAKNFSKVVIVSGDKDLYQLVSGKVVIYDPYKDEEFDPEKVKGKMGVGPERITDLLALMGDSVDGVPGVPGIGPKRAKDLLEKYGDLATALQKEEKLAEHREVAELSYELVQLHRDVPIEVDEDSLKRAEPNDAGLQDMYKELGFTSRLSRMKVRDKTAKLEITKGEFKPKKGDPISFIFEENSGQRDMFDESEEGCYGGCYGWTRILASDGFTVAEITEDQARKLFSEEGYPKILWAAKPLMRKGYEINGKLCDLHLMAFVENSDLSLRTLDRVLVHTAGRPISSPADTANLMHEAAEYYRKELENVGAWDVYESIEIPLIPVLTRMEKRGVRLDTSYFGKLTDGWEGELKKLEEEIHAIAEQKFTIGSPKQLSEVLFEDLGLRPRKRTKTGYSTAAEVLEAMADEHPIIPKVLEWRAFSKLLSTYLRPLVTLVDKDSRIHTTFDQTGAATGRLSTKDPNLQNIPIRGERGPQVRAGFIASPGYKLLSADYSQIELRVLAHVAEDEALAKVFHNGRDVHTETSMRIFGVKEKEVTRDHRRMAKAINYGIIYGMGPYGFARRMGVTTEEASLFIERYLASFPQVSAWREQILVDARENGYVSTIAGRVRRLPVISDRPDIAERAALNAPIQGSAADIIKKAMITVEADLNKAGIEPGMLLQIHDELLFEAKENQVDKAKEIIRKDMESAWKLSVPLEVEIGVGDNWAQAH
- a CDS encoding pyruvate, phosphate dikinase; its protein translation is MKFVYRFSAGKADGSARMRNILGGKGANLAEMSNLGIPVPPGFTISTALCMNYLRTNKYPEGLKGEVQKGLRHIEKLVGKHFGDAKNPLLVSVRSGARVSMPGMMDTVLNLGLSDTTVEGLAELTKNPRFAYDSYRRFMQTYGNVVMGVKPQSKEEHDPFEELIDKLKRRRKVKLDTQLGAEDWKELVVRFKAMIKERRGVSFPDDPHDQLWGSIQAVFGSWNNPRAIAYRNLNRIPDDWGTAVNVQAMVFGNMGADSGTGVAFTRNPATGERRFYGEYLENAQGEDVVAGLRTPKPIAQLAKEMPAVYRKLDKIQSKLERHYREMQDLEFTIERGKLWILQTRIGKRTGFAAVRIAVDMVEEGLIRKEEALLRIEPEQLNHLLQPVFDHAAEKKAVKEGRVLTKGLPAGPGAATGRVVFNAEDAEEWARKGEKVILARIETSPEDIRGMAAAAGILTQRGGMTSHAALVARQMGKVCVAGCGELAIDYHKRQMKVAGVTIKEGDFLSIDGTTGQVIAGEVTTRPSEVIQVLIEGSLKPGKSKVYARFDRLMEWSDDAARLQVHTNADRPEQARVARSFGAKGIGLCRTEHMFFEGTRINTVREIILAENEEDRRKGLAKLLPMQREDFVGIFREMDGLPVVIRTLDPPLHEFLPHDAKTIKELALELGVSPKKIKTKVQELHESNPMLGHRGCRLGITYPEVTEMQTRAIFEAACQVIKEGKKVMPEVMIPLVGNVAELRNQRAVVERTAKQVLAGQGVDLPYMIGTMIELPRAALTADEIATQADFFSFGTNDLTQTTLGFSRDDSVKFLRDYIEKGIFADDPFQTIDQQGVGSLIRTAIELGRRANPRLEVGICGEHGGDPRSIEFCHKLGLDYVSCSPYRIPIARLAAAQAAIKEKQINAPVKKTSKKTKSTSKK
- a CDS encoding spore coat protein; its protein translation is MKLRKGVILAGGMGTRLAPLTQVTNKHLLPVYDRPMVTYPIEKMVQAGIEEILLVTGGEFAGDFLRLLGNGKSLGIKRLHYTYQEGHGGIAEALSLAEDFADSKPILVILGDNIFNASILPFVKKYNSQGTGAMILLKEVADAHRFGAATVEGDRIVKITEKPAKPESNLAVTGIYFYDKRVFEIIKGLSPSVRNELEITDVNNTYISCDQMRWAKLTGWWSDAGTFESLYRATELVRKSRLSAKGEKGRRTEGEREEGA